A window of Pseudomonas guangdongensis contains these coding sequences:
- the tldD gene encoding metalloprotease TldD, whose product MNTLSSVSARLLEPAGLSLERLPVLLGELAGPGIDAADLYFQNIVSESWLLEDGIVKEGSFHLDQGVGVRAQSGEKTGFAYSNSLEEQALRQAIGAARSIARAGRQGSVCAARSCVPPRLYGADNPLEVLDRAEKVELLKRIDRATRALDPRISRVTVSLAGVWEQVLVAAADGSLGADIRPLVRFSVSVIVEQGGRRERGSHGGGGRTDYRYFLENDRALDYAREAVRQALVNLEAMPAPAGSLPVVLGNGWSGVLLHEAVGHGLEGDFNRKGSSAYSGRIGQPVASSLCTIVDDGTLAGRRGSLSMDDEGIPTQCTTLIENGVLKGYMQDKLNARLMGVAPTGNGRRESYAHLPMPRMTNTYMLAGQSEPEEIIRSVKRGLYCASLGGGQVDITSGKFVFSTSEAYLIEDGKITAPVKGATLIGNGPEAMSRVSMVGNDLALDSGVGTCGKDGQSVPVGVGQPTLKIEAITVGGTGG is encoded by the coding sequence ATGAATACCCTGTCATCCGTCAGCGCCCGTCTGCTCGAACCGGCGGGCCTGAGCCTTGAGCGCCTGCCGGTGCTGCTCGGCGAACTGGCCGGTCCGGGCATCGACGCCGCCGACCTGTATTTCCAGAACATCGTCTCCGAGTCGTGGCTGCTGGAGGACGGCATCGTCAAGGAAGGCAGCTTCCACCTCGACCAGGGGGTCGGCGTGCGCGCCCAGTCCGGCGAGAAAACCGGCTTCGCCTACAGCAACAGCCTAGAGGAGCAGGCCCTGCGCCAGGCCATCGGCGCCGCCCGCTCGATCGCCCGCGCGGGGCGCCAGGGCAGCGTGTGCGCCGCGCGCAGCTGCGTGCCGCCGCGCCTGTACGGCGCCGACAATCCGCTGGAAGTGCTCGACCGCGCCGAGAAGGTCGAACTGCTCAAGCGCATCGACCGTGCCACCCGCGCCCTCGATCCGCGCATCTCACGGGTCACCGTGAGCCTGGCCGGGGTCTGGGAGCAGGTGCTGGTGGCCGCCGCCGACGGCAGCCTGGGCGCCGACATCCGCCCGCTGGTGCGCTTCAGCGTCAGCGTGATCGTCGAGCAGGGCGGGCGTCGCGAGCGCGGCTCCCACGGCGGCGGCGGGCGCACCGACTACCGCTACTTCCTGGAGAACGACCGCGCCCTGGACTACGCACGCGAGGCGGTACGCCAGGCGCTGGTCAACCTGGAGGCCATGCCGGCGCCGGCCGGCAGCCTGCCGGTGGTGCTCGGCAACGGCTGGAGCGGCGTGCTGCTGCACGAGGCGGTCGGCCACGGTCTGGAGGGCGACTTCAACCGCAAGGGCAGCTCGGCCTACAGCGGCCGGATCGGCCAGCCGGTGGCTTCCAGCCTGTGCACCATCGTCGACGACGGCACCCTGGCCGGGCGCCGCGGCTCGCTGAGCATGGACGACGAGGGCATCCCGACCCAGTGCACCACGCTGATCGAGAACGGTGTGCTCAAGGGCTACATGCAGGACAAGCTGAACGCCCGCCTGATGGGCGTGGCGCCGACCGGCAACGGCCGCCGCGAGTCCTACGCGCACCTGCCGATGCCGCGCATGACCAATACCTACATGCTGGCCGGGCAGAGCGAGCCGGAGGAGATTATCCGCTCGGTGAAGCGCGGCCTGTACTGCGCCAGCCTCGGCGGCGGCCAGGTGGACATCACCAGCGGCAAGTTCGTGTTCTCCACCAGCGAGGCCTACCTGATCGAGGACGGCAAGATCACCGCGCCGGTCAAGGGCGCCACCCTGATCGGCAATGGTCCGGAGGCGATGAGCCGGGTGTCGATGGTCGGCAACGACCTGGCGCTGGACAGCGGCGTCGGCACCTGCGGCAAGGACGGCCAGTCGGTGCCGGTGGGTGTCGGCCAGCCGACCCTGAAGATCGAGGCGATCACCGTCGGCGGAACCGGCGGCTGA
- the rng gene encoding ribonuclease G: MSEEILINITPMESRVAVVENGVLQEVHVERTQKRGIVGNIYKGKVVRVLPGMQAAFVDIGLERAAFIHASEISTREGSAVESISALVHEGQSLVVQVTKDPIASKGARLTTQLSIPSRYLVYMPRTRHVGISLKIEGEGERERLKQVVADCVAAEGVEDQGGFILRTAAEGAGADEILADIRYLRRLWEQIGAQMQSAPAPSVIYEDLSLALRTLRDLVSLRTEKIRIDSRETFQKVGLFVAELMPEVADRIEHYPGERPIFDLYGVEDEIQKALERKVLLKSGGYLIVDPAEAMTTIDVNTGAFVGHRNLEETIFKTNLEAATAIARQLRLRNLGGIIIIDFIDMEDEEHRRQVLRTLEKMLERDHAKTNIIGITELGLVQMTRKRTRESLQQVLCEPCPSCQGRGRLKTAETICYEIFREILREARAYQAESYLVLANQGVIDRLLDEESGNVADLEAFIGRPIRFQVEAKYSQELYDVVPL, translated from the coding sequence ATGAGCGAAGAGATCCTGATCAACATCACCCCGATGGAGTCGCGCGTCGCGGTGGTGGAAAACGGCGTGCTGCAGGAAGTCCATGTCGAGCGCACCCAGAAGCGCGGCATCGTCGGCAACATCTACAAGGGCAAGGTGGTGCGCGTGCTGCCGGGCATGCAGGCGGCCTTCGTCGATATCGGCCTGGAGCGCGCGGCGTTCATCCACGCCTCGGAAATCTCCACTCGCGAGGGCAGCGCGGTGGAGTCGATCAGCGCGCTGGTCCACGAAGGGCAGAGCCTGGTGGTGCAGGTCACCAAGGACCCCATCGCCAGCAAGGGCGCGCGGCTGACCACCCAGCTGTCGATTCCCTCGCGCTATCTGGTGTACATGCCGCGCACCCGCCATGTGGGCATCTCGCTGAAGATCGAGGGCGAGGGCGAGCGCGAGCGGCTCAAGCAGGTGGTCGCCGACTGCGTGGCCGCCGAGGGCGTCGAGGACCAGGGCGGGTTCATCCTGCGCACCGCCGCCGAGGGTGCCGGCGCCGACGAGATCCTCGCCGACATCCGCTACCTGCGCCGCCTGTGGGAGCAGATCGGCGCGCAGATGCAGAGCGCCCCGGCGCCCTCGGTGATCTACGAGGACCTGTCGCTGGCCCTGCGCACCCTGCGCGATCTGGTCAGCCTGCGCACCGAGAAGATCCGCATCGACTCGCGGGAAACCTTCCAGAAGGTCGGGCTGTTCGTCGCCGAGCTGATGCCCGAGGTCGCCGACCGCATCGAGCACTACCCCGGCGAGCGGCCGATCTTCGACCTCTACGGCGTCGAGGACGAGATCCAGAAGGCCCTGGAGCGCAAGGTGCTGCTCAAGTCCGGCGGCTACCTGATCGTCGATCCGGCCGAGGCGATGACCACCATCGACGTCAACACCGGCGCCTTCGTCGGCCACCGCAACCTCGAGGAAACCATCTTCAAGACCAACCTCGAGGCTGCCACCGCCATCGCCCGCCAGCTGCGCCTGCGCAACCTCGGCGGGATCATCATCATCGACTTCATCGACATGGAAGACGAGGAGCATCGCCGCCAGGTGCTGCGTACCCTGGAGAAGATGCTCGAACGCGACCACGCCAAGACCAACATCATCGGCATCACCGAACTGGGCCTGGTACAGATGACCCGCAAGCGCACCCGCGAGAGCCTGCAGCAGGTGCTCTGCGAGCCTTGCCCGAGCTGCCAGGGGCGCGGCCGGCTGAAGACCGCGGAAACCATCTGCTACGAGATCTTCCGCGAGATCCTCCGCGAGGCGCGCGCCTACCAGGCCGAGTCCTACCTTGTGCTGGCCAACCAGGGCGTGATCGACCGCCTGCTGGATGAGGAGTCGGGCAACGTCGCCGACCTGGAGGCCTTCATCGGCCGACCGATCCGCTTCCAGGTCGAGGCCAAGTACTCCCAGGAGCTCTACGACGTGGTGCCGCTCTGA
- a CDS encoding DUF2797 domain-containing protein, with protein MNELARGALTKMTVRLGAPAQYSLRLGEAEVAVNPLLGQRLRLEFLGAIHCSHCGRKTKKSYAQGYCYPCMTRLAQCDSCIMSPEKCHYDAGTCREPGWGEQFCMTDHVVYLANSSGVKVGITRATQMPTRWLDQGARQALPILRVATRQQSGLVEDLLRSQVADKTNWRALLKGDAEPVDLVAVRERLFDSCREGLEVLQQRFGLQAIQPLADAEVLEIDYPVERYPTKIASLDLDKTPVVEGTLQGIKGQYLILDCGVINIRKYTAYQVAIAADA; from the coding sequence ATGAACGAACTCGCACGCGGCGCACTGACCAAGATGACCGTGCGCCTGGGCGCCCCGGCGCAGTACAGCCTTCGCCTGGGCGAGGCCGAGGTGGCGGTCAACCCGCTGCTCGGCCAGCGCCTGCGCCTGGAGTTCCTCGGCGCCATCCACTGCAGCCATTGCGGCCGTAAGACCAAGAAGAGCTACGCCCAGGGTTACTGCTACCCGTGCATGACCCGGCTGGCGCAGTGCGACAGCTGCATCATGAGTCCGGAGAAGTGCCACTACGACGCCGGCACCTGCCGCGAGCCGGGCTGGGGCGAGCAGTTCTGCATGACCGACCATGTGGTCTATCTGGCCAATTCCAGCGGTGTGAAGGTCGGCATCACCCGCGCCACCCAGATGCCGACCCGCTGGCTCGACCAGGGCGCGCGTCAGGCCCTGCCGATCCTGCGCGTGGCCACCCGCCAGCAGTCCGGACTGGTCGAGGACCTGCTGCGCAGCCAGGTTGCCGACAAGACCAACTGGCGCGCGCTGCTCAAGGGCGATGCCGAGCCGGTGGATCTTGTCGCGGTACGCGAGCGGCTGTTCGACAGCTGCCGCGAGGGGCTCGAAGTGCTGCAGCAGCGTTTCGGTCTGCAGGCGATCCAGCCGCTGGCGGATGCCGAGGTGCTGGAGATCGACTATCCGGTCGAGCGCTATCCGACGAAGATCGCCAGTCTCGACCTGGACAAGACCCCGGTGGTCGAGGGCACCCTGCAGGGCATCAAGGGCCAGTACCTGATCCTCGATTGCGGGGTGATCAACATCCGCAAGTACACCGCCTACCAGGTGGCCATCGCCGCCGACGCCTGA
- a CDS encoding YhdP family protein: MRRTERLLRGLFALLALGLLLAAAWVSLGRALVPLVGEYRAELERRAGAALGQPLHLGALEGRWRGFAPLLLLRDIELRDGDQAVHLDQLRLVPDLWASLRSRSLRIARVELEGLQLGLRQQADGQWQLKGLRAAPAAAAFDPAPWLARLAQLRRVVVLDARLSVEPWQQAAFSVGDIDLDLDSTPSAQRLDARLRLPDGQPLAAQLRTQGLAQDWRQASASLYLSLPQSDWAPWLPARLLPEGWQLQRLDAGGEVWLEWAAGAAQRAALRLHAPQLTLVGNGSSEAFSDLALSAWFSREAQGWRLQVGDLAGNFGAVRINPGQLALAWQDGEAWPRQLRAERLDLAPLAQLVTRLAPLPPLAREVLASLAPHGEIHDLRARLQPREGQLPALDYRMRLQRVGVQGWQNVPALDNVSGSLSGSLEGGELRLDADDFMLHLATLFPEPWRYRKARARLNWSLDAEAFSLSSALMRLSGEEGELAGNMLIRLRRDPAAEDYMDLQVGLREGRARYTARYLPTRSPGMSPALADWLKAAIGDGAIEQGLFLYQGSLNKGSAPESRALGLYFKVHDASLAYQPDWPPLREVRGEVFVEDRGVRVIAPQARVLGSRLEQVSAEVALGGAVPQLKVRGQVRSSLGDGLKILQDSPLGRDRLFAGWQGEGPLDGALQLDIPLARAGGALRAVVDFATEGARLQIAEPALQLQQLQGRFRYDSARGLSAEAVRAQLFEQPVRGRIRALGRPGRPHSQLEFGGAVAVERLAGWLGATPASLPVRGMLPYRLWLDLDGADSRLRVESDLRGTAIDLPAPFGKAAEDRRASQWRMTLAGRERRYWLEHAGLASLSLAMPPGELAQARGELRLGGEPARLPTAPGLYLRGRLAQVEAAAWQAWWAGQSALGAGTSASLLSGLRAVELQLGRLQLGSLRLDDLRLDLRPADAGWRLRLDGPQLAGLVSVPAARAAPLQVDLQALRLPARESAEDKARREAAGQPPVDPLAGVDPRTLPAMDVNVAALYFGNERMGRWAWSARPIEGGTRFERLALDLKGLRLDGRLDWQGSGLQARSRYRGRLQGEDLSDVLLAWGFAPSLSSRDFRLDVDGDWPGSPAMAGLRRFSGSLAARARQGQLLEVEGGANALRVFGLLNFNAIGRRLRLDFSDLLGQGLSYDRIEGRLQGIDGVFLTREPLLLEGPSTRLELDGQLDMAVDRIAARLRVTLPLSNNLPLAALLAGAVPVAGALLIVDQLVGDRLSKVASVEYRVDGPWQDPQISLFGKP, from the coding sequence CTGCGCCGGACCGAACGCCTGCTGCGCGGCCTGTTCGCGCTGCTGGCGCTGGGCCTGCTGCTGGCCGCCGCCTGGGTCAGCCTCGGTCGTGCACTGGTGCCGCTGGTCGGCGAATACCGAGCCGAACTGGAGCGCCGCGCCGGCGCCGCGCTCGGCCAGCCGCTGCACCTCGGTGCGCTGGAAGGCCGCTGGCGCGGCTTCGCGCCGCTGCTGCTGCTGCGCGACATCGAACTGCGCGACGGCGACCAGGCCGTGCATCTCGACCAGCTGCGCCTGGTGCCCGACCTGTGGGCCAGCCTGCGCAGCCGCAGCCTGCGGATCGCCCGGGTCGAACTGGAGGGCCTGCAGCTGGGCCTGCGCCAGCAGGCCGACGGGCAGTGGCAGCTCAAGGGCCTGCGCGCCGCGCCGGCAGCGGCTGCGTTCGATCCGGCGCCGTGGCTGGCGCGGCTGGCCCAGCTGCGCCGGGTGGTGGTGCTGGATGCGCGGCTGAGCGTCGAGCCCTGGCAGCAGGCCGCGTTCAGCGTCGGCGACATCGACCTCGATCTCGACAGCACGCCGTCGGCGCAGCGCCTCGACGCCCGCCTGCGCCTGCCCGACGGTCAGCCGCTGGCCGCCCAGCTGCGCACTCAGGGGCTGGCCCAGGACTGGCGGCAGGCCTCGGCCAGCCTCTATCTCAGCCTGCCGCAGAGCGACTGGGCGCCCTGGCTGCCGGCGCGGTTGCTGCCCGAGGGCTGGCAGCTGCAGCGCCTCGACGCCGGCGGCGAGGTCTGGCTGGAATGGGCCGCCGGTGCCGCGCAGCGGGCCGCGCTGCGCCTGCACGCGCCGCAGCTGACCCTGGTCGGCAACGGCAGCAGCGAGGCGTTCAGCGATCTGGCGCTGAGCGCCTGGTTCAGCCGCGAGGCGCAGGGCTGGCGCCTGCAGGTCGGCGATCTGGCGGGCAACTTCGGCGCGGTACGGATCAACCCCGGGCAACTGGCGCTCGCCTGGCAGGACGGCGAGGCCTGGCCCCGGCAGCTGCGTGCCGAGCGACTCGACCTGGCGCCGCTGGCGCAGCTGGTCACCCGCCTGGCACCCCTGCCGCCGCTGGCCCGCGAGGTGCTCGCCAGCCTGGCGCCGCACGGCGAGATCCACGATCTCCGGGCGCGGCTGCAGCCGCGCGAGGGGCAGTTGCCCGCGCTCGACTACCGCATGCGCCTGCAGCGGGTCGGCGTGCAGGGCTGGCAGAACGTGCCGGCGCTGGACAACGTCAGCGGCAGCCTGAGCGGCAGTCTGGAAGGCGGCGAGCTGCGTCTGGATGCCGACGACTTCATGCTTCATCTGGCCACCCTGTTCCCCGAGCCCTGGCGCTACCGCAAGGCCCGCGCGCGGCTGAACTGGAGCCTCGACGCCGAGGCCTTCAGCCTATCCAGCGCGCTGATGCGCCTGTCCGGCGAGGAGGGCGAGCTGGCCGGCAACATGCTGATCCGCCTGCGCCGCGACCCCGCCGCCGAGGACTACATGGACCTGCAGGTCGGCCTGCGCGAGGGGCGCGCCCGCTACACCGCGCGCTACCTGCCGACCCGTTCGCCGGGGATGAGCCCGGCGCTGGCCGACTGGCTGAAGGCGGCGATCGGCGACGGCGCCATCGAGCAGGGCCTGTTCCTCTACCAGGGCTCGCTGAACAAGGGCAGCGCGCCGGAATCGCGGGCGCTGGGGCTGTACTTCAAGGTGCATGACGCCAGCCTGGCCTACCAGCCGGACTGGCCGCCGCTGCGCGAGGTACGCGGCGAGGTGTTCGTCGAGGATCGCGGCGTGCGGGTGATCGCGCCGCAGGCGCGGGTGCTGGGCAGCCGTCTGGAGCAGGTCAGCGCCGAGGTGGCGCTCGGCGGTGCGGTGCCGCAGCTCAAGGTGCGCGGACAGGTGCGCAGCAGCCTCGGCGACGGCCTGAAGATCCTTCAGGACAGCCCGCTGGGGCGCGACCGGCTGTTCGCCGGCTGGCAGGGCGAGGGTCCGCTGGACGGTGCCCTGCAGCTGGACATTCCGCTGGCGCGCGCCGGCGGTGCGCTGCGCGCGGTGGTGGACTTCGCCACCGAGGGTGCGCGGCTGCAGATCGCCGAGCCGGCGCTGCAGCTCCAGCAGTTGCAGGGCCGCTTCCGTTACGACAGCGCGCGCGGATTGAGCGCCGAGGCGGTGCGCGCGCAGCTGTTCGAGCAGCCGGTGCGCGGGCGGATTCGCGCCCTGGGCCGTCCCGGTCGCCCCCACAGCCAGCTGGAGTTCGGCGGCGCGGTGGCGGTCGAGCGCCTGGCCGGCTGGCTGGGCGCCACCCCGGCCAGCCTGCCGGTTCGCGGTATGTTGCCGTACCGGCTGTGGCTGGACCTGGACGGTGCGGACAGCCGCCTGCGGGTCGAGTCCGACCTGCGCGGCACCGCCATCGACCTGCCGGCGCCCTTCGGCAAGGCGGCCGAGGACCGCCGCGCCAGCCAGTGGCGCATGACCCTGGCCGGGCGCGAGCGCCGCTACTGGCTGGAGCATGCCGGGCTGGCCAGCCTGAGCCTGGCGATGCCGCCGGGCGAGCTGGCCCAGGCGCGCGGCGAGCTGCGTCTGGGCGGCGAGCCCGCACGGCTGCCGACGGCGCCGGGGTTGTACCTGCGCGGCCGCCTGGCGCAGGTCGAGGCCGCCGCCTGGCAGGCCTGGTGGGCCGGGCAGAGCGCGCTCGGCGCCGGCACCAGCGCATCGTTGTTGAGCGGGCTGCGGGCGGTGGAGCTGCAACTGGGCCGCCTGCAGCTGGGCAGCCTGCGTCTCGACGACCTGCGCCTCGACCTGCGCCCGGCCGACGCCGGCTGGCGCCTGCGTCTGGACGGTCCGCAGCTCGCGGGGCTGGTGTCCGTGCCGGCCGCCCGCGCCGCGCCGCTGCAGGTGGACCTGCAGGCGCTGCGCCTGCCAGCGCGGGAAAGCGCCGAGGACAAGGCGCGCCGCGAAGCCGCCGGGCAGCCGCCGGTCGATCCGCTGGCCGGCGTCGATCCGCGTACGCTGCCGGCCATGGACGTGAACGTCGCTGCGCTGTACTTCGGCAACGAGCGTATGGGTCGCTGGGCCTGGAGCGCCCGGCCCATCGAGGGCGGCACGCGCTTCGAGCGCCTGGCCCTCGACCTCAAGGGGCTGCGCCTGGACGGTCGCCTGGACTGGCAGGGCAGCGGTCTGCAGGCGCGCAGCCGCTACCGCGGGCGCCTGCAGGGCGAGGACCTGAGCGATGTGCTGCTGGCTTGGGGCTTCGCGCCGAGCCTGAGCAGTCGCGACTTCCGTCTCGACGTCGACGGCGACTGGCCCGGTTCGCCGGCCATGGCCGGCCTGCGCCGCTTCAGCGGCAGCCTGGCGGCGCGCGCGCGCCAGGGCCAGTTGCTGGAAGTGGAGGGCGGCGCCAATGCGCTGCGGGTGTTCGGCCTGCTCAACTTCAACGCCATCGGCCGGCGCCTGCGCCTGGACTTTTCCGATCTGCTCGGCCAGGGCCTGAGCTACGACCGTATCGAGGGGCGTCTGCAGGGCATCGACGGGGTGTTCCTGACCCGCGAGCCGCTGCTGCTGGAGGGGCCGTCGACCCGCCTGGAGCTGGACGGCCAGCTGGACATGGCGGTGGACCGCATCGCCGCGCGCCTGCGGGTGACCCTGCCGCTGTCCAACAACCTGCCGCTGGCGGCGCTGCTGGCCGGCGCCGTGCCGGTGGCCGGCGCACTACTGATCGTCGACCAGCTGGTGGGCGACCGCCTGTCGAAGGTGGCCAGCGTCGAATACCGTGTCGACGGTCCCTGGCAGGACCCGCAGATCAGCCTGTTCGGCAAGCCGTGA
- a CDS encoding carbon-nitrogen hydrolase family protein, producing MTRVAVIQMVSQSDVAANLASARALLAQAAAGGARLAVLPENFAAMGRRDQALLAAAEARGEGPLLPWLRAAARDLGLWIVAGTLPLLPPGQQGGKPCASSLLVDDEGRIAARYDKLHLFDAEVADSRGHYRESDDFAHGERIVVADTPVGRLGLTVCYDLRFAELYVALRAAGAELISAPSAFTAATGAAHWEVLVRARAIETQCYLLAANQGGLHPGPRETYGHSLIVDPWGLPLACRASGEAVLLADLDRSQQAAIRQRMPVDAHRRLRSGTLQPLSKEYA from the coding sequence ATGACGCGCGTAGCAGTGATCCAGATGGTCAGTCAGTCCGATGTCGCGGCCAATCTGGCCAGCGCGCGGGCCTTGCTCGCCCAGGCCGCCGCCGGTGGCGCGCGGCTGGCGGTGTTGCCGGAGAATTTCGCCGCCATGGGGCGCCGCGACCAGGCGCTGCTGGCGGCTGCCGAGGCGCGTGGCGAGGGTCCTTTGCTGCCCTGGCTGCGCGCGGCGGCCCGCGATCTCGGCTTGTGGATCGTCGCCGGCACCCTGCCGCTGCTGCCGCCGGGGCAGCAGGGCGGCAAGCCCTGCGCCAGTTCCCTGCTGGTCGACGACGAGGGGCGGATCGCCGCCCGTTACGACAAGCTGCACCTGTTCGACGCCGAGGTGGCCGACAGCCGCGGCCATTACCGCGAGTCCGACGATTTCGCCCATGGCGAGCGCATCGTGGTAGCCGACACCCCGGTCGGGCGCCTGGGGCTCACGGTCTGCTACGACCTGCGCTTCGCCGAGCTCTACGTGGCGTTGCGCGCGGCCGGCGCCGAGCTGATCAGCGCGCCGTCGGCCTTCACCGCGGCGACCGGCGCGGCGCACTGGGAGGTGCTGGTGCGCGCGCGGGCCATCGAGACCCAGTGCTACCTGCTGGCCGCCAACCAGGGCGGCCTGCATCCCGGGCCGCGGGAAACCTATGGCCACTCGCTGATCGTCGATCCCTGGGGCCTGCCCCTGGCTTGCCGGGCGAGTGGCGAGGCCGTGCTGCTGGCCGATCTCGATCGCTCGCAGCAGGCCGCGATTCGCCAGCGCATGCCGGTCGACGCGCACCGTCGCCTGCGTTCCGGCACGCTGCAACCCCTGTCCAAGGAGTACGCATGA
- the yjgA gene encoding ribosome biogenesis factor YjgA, whose amino-acid sequence MSEQFDHDFSEEKSKSQVKRELHALQDLGERLTTLKADMLARLPLSEALLKALLEAPKHKVHAARKRHIQYIGKLMRDQDIEAIVALLDQMDSSTRQYNERFHALERWRDRLVGGNDSDLEALLGEYPEADIQHLRQLIRHAQFEAARGKPPAAARKVFKYLREMDELRRGLR is encoded by the coding sequence ATGTCTGAACAATTCGACCACGACTTCTCCGAAGAGAAGAGCAAATCCCAGGTCAAGCGCGAGCTGCATGCCCTGCAGGATCTCGGCGAGCGCCTGACCACCCTCAAGGCGGACATGCTCGCCCGCCTGCCGCTCTCCGAGGCGCTGCTCAAGGCACTGCTCGAAGCGCCGAAGCACAAGGTGCACGCCGCCCGCAAACGCCACATCCAGTACATCGGCAAGCTGATGCGCGACCAGGACATCGAGGCCATCGTCGCGCTGCTCGACCAGATGGACTCCTCGACCCGCCAGTACAACGAGCGCTTCCACGCTTTGGAGCGCTGGCGCGACCGCTTGGTCGGCGGTAACGACAGCGATCTCGAAGCGCTGCTCGGCGAATACCCCGAAGCCGACATCCAGCACCTGCGCCAGCTGATCCGCCACGCCCAGTTCGAAGCCGCCCGCGGCAAGCCGCCGGCAGCCGCACGCAAGGTGTTCAAGTACCTGCGCGAAATGGACGAGCTGCGCCGCGGCCTGCGCTGA
- a CDS encoding YeaC family protein has protein sequence MTSFVEMIENITPEIYQNLKLAVEIGKWPDGRKLSQEQKELCLQAMIAWEQENLPEEERTGYMGPQECKSKSFEVPNILFKSSDTLH, from the coding sequence ATGACGTCCTTCGTCGAAATGATCGAGAACATCACCCCCGAGATCTACCAGAACCTCAAGCTGGCCGTGGAGATCGGCAAGTGGCCCGATGGCCGCAAGCTGAGCCAGGAGCAGAAGGAGCTGTGCCTGCAGGCGATGATCGCCTGGGAGCAGGAGAACCTGCCTGAGGAGGAGCGCACCGGCTACATGGGCCCGCAGGAGTGCAAGTCCAAGTCCTTCGAGGTGCCGAACATCCTGTTCAAGAGCTCGGACACCCTGCACTGA
- the pmbA gene encoding metalloprotease PmbA, with translation MNSAVESVGPQALPGLQEQVEAILAEARRQGASACEVAVSLEQGLSTSVRQGEVETVEFNRDRGFGITLYLGQRKGSASTSAQGSEAIRETVAAALAIARHASEDDCAGLADADLMARELPDLDLWHPWAIGPEQAIEQALACEAAAFACDPRVTRADGTTLNTHLGCRVYGNSHGFVGGYASSRHSLSCVMIAEGEGQMQRDYWYDAQRIGSQLASAESIGRRAAERAVARLGARPVPTCEVPVLFAAELAGGLFGHLLAAISGGSLYRKASFLEGALGEQICPDWLTLDERPRLPRGMGSASFDGDGLATYAKPFVENGRLVSYALGTYSGRKLGMPSTANAGGVHNLFVSHGADDQAALIRRMGRGLLVTELMGQGVNLVTGDYSRGAAGFWVENGVIQFPVQEVTIAGNLRDLLRGIVAVGSDVETRGNVRSGSVLIEKMTVGGS, from the coding sequence ATGAATTCAGCCGTGGAAAGCGTGGGGCCGCAGGCCCTGCCGGGGTTGCAGGAGCAGGTCGAGGCGATCCTCGCCGAGGCGCGCCGCCAGGGCGCCAGCGCCTGCGAGGTGGCGGTATCGCTGGAGCAGGGGTTGTCCACCAGCGTGCGCCAGGGCGAGGTGGAGACCGTGGAATTCAACCGCGACCGCGGTTTCGGCATCACCCTCTATCTGGGCCAGCGCAAGGGCTCGGCGAGCACCTCGGCGCAGGGGTCCGAAGCGATCCGCGAGACGGTGGCCGCCGCGCTGGCCATCGCCCGGCACGCCTCCGAGGACGACTGCGCCGGGCTGGCCGACGCGGACCTGATGGCTCGCGAGCTGCCCGACCTGGATCTCTGGCATCCCTGGGCGATCGGCCCGGAGCAGGCCATCGAGCAGGCGCTGGCCTGCGAGGCGGCAGCCTTTGCCTGCGATCCGCGAGTCACCCGCGCCGACGGTACTACCCTCAATACCCACCTGGGTTGCCGGGTCTACGGCAACAGCCACGGTTTTGTCGGCGGCTACGCCTCCAGCCGGCACAGCCTGAGCTGCGTGATGATCGCCGAGGGCGAGGGGCAGATGCAGCGCGACTACTGGTACGACGCCCAGCGCATCGGCAGCCAGCTGGCCAGTGCCGAGTCGATCGGCCGGCGCGCCGCCGAGCGCGCCGTGGCGCGCCTCGGCGCACGGCCGGTGCCGACCTGCGAGGTGCCCGTGCTGTTCGCCGCGGAGCTGGCTGGCGGGCTGTTCGGCCACCTGCTGGCGGCGATTTCCGGCGGCAGCCTGTACCGCAAGGCGTCCTTCCTCGAAGGTGCGCTGGGCGAGCAGATCTGCCCGGACTGGCTGACCCTCGACGAGCGTCCGCGCCTGCCGCGCGGCATGGGCAGCGCCAGCTTCGACGGCGACGGGCTGGCCACCTATGCCAAGCCGTTCGTCGAGAACGGTCGGCTGGTGTCCTATGCGCTGGGCACCTACTCCGGCCGCAAGCTGGGCATGCCCAGCACCGCCAATGCCGGCGGGGTGCATAACCTTTTCGTCAGCCACGGCGCGGACGATCAGGCGGCGCTGATCCGGCGTATGGGGCGAGGCCTGCTGGTCACCGAGCTGATGGGGCAGGGCGTCAATCTGGTCACCGGCGACTACTCGCGCGGTGCGGCGGGCTTCTGGGTGGAGAACGGGGTGATCCAGTTCCCGGTGCAGGAGGTGACTATCGCCGGCAACCTGCGCGACCTGCTGCGCGGTATCGTCGCCGTCGGCAGCGATGTGGAAACCCGCGGCAACGTGCGCAGCGGCTCGGTGTTGATCGAGAAGATGACGGTTGGCGGCAGCTGA